One Agrobacterium tumefaciens genomic window carries:
- a CDS encoding LysR family transcriptional regulator, with protein MEMNQIRYFLAVFEHRNFTHAASASNVSQPSLTTAIKKLEDELGGELFVRDRAGCRLTALGKLMQPRLQRIYDETRQAKAEAVRHMRLERVPISVGVGETIGHNLISAAMERTRKRLPQAEIELIVASSSELLAGLRDGKLDVAVTAEKVSEDLYRIDRLYEEDYKVVMSKSHPLSEQDAISLAALAKTDMLDRLNCEMRDALHGTCADYGHELYAAYRSNRVDWLVELARQGSGALILPATAIPSDMGLVSKPIEGLQLSRTVLALRYRHQTTRPETNDLIREIMRTPM; from the coding sequence ATGGAAATGAACCAGATCAGGTATTTTCTCGCTGTCTTTGAGCACCGAAACTTCACCCACGCAGCCAGTGCCTCCAATGTCTCCCAACCTTCCTTGACGACTGCGATCAAGAAACTTGAAGACGAGCTTGGAGGTGAGCTGTTTGTCAGGGACCGTGCGGGATGCAGGCTTACAGCCCTCGGAAAACTCATGCAGCCAAGGTTGCAGAGGATCTACGATGAGACGCGCCAGGCGAAGGCTGAGGCGGTCCGTCACATGCGTTTGGAGCGGGTTCCAATCTCTGTTGGTGTCGGCGAAACGATTGGCCACAACCTGATTTCGGCAGCTATGGAGCGTACGCGTAAGCGATTACCGCAAGCCGAAATCGAATTGATCGTTGCATCATCCTCCGAGCTTCTTGCCGGGTTGCGAGACGGCAAACTCGACGTTGCAGTCACCGCAGAGAAGGTCAGTGAAGACCTCTATCGCATAGACCGTCTCTATGAAGAGGACTACAAGGTAGTAATGTCAAAGTCGCATCCGTTGTCTGAACAAGATGCGATTTCTCTTGCGGCTCTCGCAAAAACCGACATGCTCGACCGACTAAATTGCGAAATGCGGGACGCTTTGCATGGGACCTGCGCAGATTATGGTCATGAACTCTACGCGGCGTATCGGTCCAACCGCGTGGATTGGTTAGTTGAACTTGCTCGGCAAGGGTCAGGTGCGCTGATCTTGCCGGCCACTGCTATTCCTTCGGACATGGGCCTGGTGTCGAAGCCCATCGAGGGCCTTCAATTATCGAGAACTGTTCTGGCTCTCCGATATCGGCACCAAACGACGAGACCAGAGACAAATGATCTGATCCGTGAGATTATGCGGACGCCGATGTAG
- a CDS encoding putative quinol monooxygenase, whose amino-acid sequence MNTQILPICAALALITTSATAQDNPMENHTASYIAMPAVEGQTVAFAEFLAGAAPIVRETEPGTVLWFALQAGDTFAIFDIFGDEEARGAHFSGAVAAALNQNADALVDGGWDAGVVANINNSDVLSVKAPVDLHKATTATYIKLEAAPGKGPELTALLTAAGPIVADTEPKTLFWTALQIDENNFAIFDIFADSSGREAHFAGQVAGLLNAKASELVAGGWDDGVVANARNFDILATK is encoded by the coding sequence ATGAACACGCAAATCCTTCCGATATGCGCCGCACTGGCTCTGATCACAACTTCTGCAACTGCACAGGACAATCCAATGGAAAATCATACTGCCAGCTACATCGCCATGCCCGCCGTCGAAGGCCAGACCGTAGCCTTCGCGGAGTTTCTGGCTGGTGCTGCACCTATCGTGCGAGAAACAGAGCCGGGCACTGTACTGTGGTTTGCTCTGCAAGCCGGTGATACGTTCGCAATCTTTGACATCTTCGGAGACGAAGAAGCACGGGGCGCTCACTTCTCAGGAGCAGTTGCAGCTGCCTTGAACCAGAACGCAGACGCGTTGGTCGACGGAGGATGGGACGCCGGTGTTGTCGCGAACATCAACAACTCCGATGTCCTTTCGGTAAAAGCGCCGGTTGACCTCCACAAGGCAACAACCGCAACTTATATCAAGCTCGAAGCTGCTCCAGGTAAAGGTCCCGAATTGACAGCCTTGTTGACCGCCGCTGGTCCGATCGTTGCAGATACCGAACCAAAAACTTTGTTCTGGACGGCGCTGCAGATTGACGAGAACAACTTCGCCATCTTTGACATCTTTGCCGACAGCTCTGGGCGCGAAGCGCACTTTGCCGGACAAGTCGCCGGGCTCCTTAATGCAAAGGCTTCAGAATTGGTCGCAGGCGGATGGGACGATGGTGTTGTGGCAAACGCCCGCAATTTCGACATCCTTGCTACCAAGTAA
- a CDS encoding IS6 family transposase, giving the protein MSTPTISYKNHRFPPQIIAHAVWLYYRFPLSLRLVEEMLLERGIVVSYETIRRWGRKFGAAYAKRLRRKTPSREDIWHLDEVVVTIGGRKHWLWRAVDQDGYVLDEIVQTRRDTKAAKRLLIRLLKKQALAPKRIVTDKLRSYGAAKRDVMPAIEHRSHKGLSNRAENSHLPLRKRERVMQGFRSVGSLQQFVPVFSAVRNHFVPSHQKHSALATHIHRIRAMAHWKAVTGATA; this is encoded by the coding sequence ATGAGCACGCCGACCATCAGCTACAAGAACCACCGTTTCCCACCGCAGATCATCGCCCATGCGGTCTGGCTGTATTACCGGTTCCCGTTAAGCCTGCGGCTGGTGGAAGAAATGCTGCTGGAGCGCGGCATCGTCGTGTCCTACGAAACGATCCGGCGCTGGGGCCGGAAATTCGGTGCGGCCTACGCAAAGCGACTGCGCAGAAAGACGCCGTCGCGAGAGGATATCTGGCATCTGGACGAAGTGGTCGTAACGATCGGCGGGCGAAAGCATTGGCTTTGGCGAGCCGTCGACCAGGACGGATATGTTCTCGACGAGATCGTGCAGACCCGTCGAGACACCAAGGCTGCCAAGCGATTGCTGATCAGGCTGCTGAAGAAGCAAGCCCTCGCGCCAAAGAGGATTGTCACCGATAAACTGCGTTCATACGGGGCGGCAAAGCGAGATGTGATGCCGGCCATTGAACATAGATCACACAAGGGCCTTAGCAACCGTGCGGAAAATTCCCATCTGCCGCTGCGAAAACGAGAACGAGTGATGCAGGGTTTCCGATCCGTCGGCAGTCTGCAACAATTTGTCCCCGTGTTTTCAGCGGTTAGAAATCATTTCGTCCCGTCGCATCAAAAACACTCCGCCCTCGCCACCCACATTCATCGGATCCGCGCCATGGCGCACTGGAAGGCCGTGACCGGCGCAACTGCCTGA
- a CDS encoding IS256 family transposase, which produces MTDDMMNLRSLVEKSADADLLRDMIGFAAEKLMALEVGAKTGAGYGEKNGFRLAQRNGYRDRDWETRAGTVELRIPKLRTGSYFPSFLEPRRMAEMALTAVIQEAYIQGVSTRSVDDLVKAMGMSGISKSQVSRLCEEIDEKVKAFLDRPIEGEWPYLWIDATYLKVRRGGRIVSVAVIIAVGVNTDGRREVLGMEIGTSEAEAIWTEFLRKLTRRGLRGVKLAVSDAHEGIKAAVSKVLSATWQRCRVHFMRNALAHAGKSGRRVVSAFIATAFAQDTPEAASTQWRNVADQIRPKVPKLATLMDSAEQDVLAYMTFPKQHWAKLHSTNPIERLNGEIKRRTEVVGIFPNDDAIVRLVGALLLEQNDEWAVQRSRYMTLETIATMSDDPLISLPAAS; this is translated from the coding sequence ATGACCGACGATATGATGAACCTGCGCTCACTCGTTGAGAAGAGTGCCGACGCCGATTTGCTCCGGGATATGATCGGCTTTGCTGCCGAGAAGTTGATGGCACTGGAAGTCGGGGCGAAGACTGGCGCGGGATATGGCGAGAAGAACGGCTTTCGACTTGCCCAGCGCAACGGCTACCGCGATCGAGACTGGGAGACACGAGCAGGGACCGTCGAGCTGCGCATTCCCAAGCTTCGCACAGGCAGCTACTTCCCGAGTTTCCTGGAGCCGCGCCGGATGGCGGAGATGGCTCTGACGGCGGTCATTCAGGAGGCTTACATCCAAGGCGTTTCGACCCGATCCGTAGATGATCTCGTCAAGGCCATGGGCATGAGCGGCATCTCCAAGAGCCAGGTATCGCGGCTCTGCGAGGAGATCGACGAGAAGGTGAAGGCCTTCCTCGACCGTCCTATCGAGGGCGAGTGGCCATACCTCTGGATCGATGCCACCTATCTGAAGGTTCGTCGCGGCGGACGCATCGTCTCTGTCGCTGTCATCATCGCTGTCGGCGTCAACACCGACGGTCGACGCGAGGTGCTCGGCATGGAGATCGGCACTTCAGAAGCAGAAGCGATCTGGACTGAGTTCCTGCGCAAGCTGACCAGGCGAGGCCTGCGCGGCGTGAAGCTTGCTGTCTCCGATGCGCATGAGGGCATCAAGGCAGCGGTGTCGAAGGTGCTGTCCGCCACATGGCAGAGGTGCCGGGTCCACTTTATGCGCAATGCGCTTGCCCATGCCGGGAAGAGCGGACGGCGTGTCGTCTCTGCCTTCATCGCCACGGCGTTTGCCCAGGATACTCCGGAGGCTGCAAGCACCCAATGGCGTAATGTCGCCGACCAGATCAGGCCGAAAGTGCCGAAACTCGCTACCCTGATGGATAGTGCCGAGCAGGATGTGCTCGCCTACATGACCTTTCCCAAGCAGCACTGGGCAAAGCTTCATTCAACAAACCCGATCGAACGTCTCAACGGCGAGATCAAGCGGCGCACCGAAGTCGTCGGTATCTTTCCGAACGACGACGCCATCGTCAGGCTCGTCGGCGCTTTGCTCCTCGAGCAAAACGACGAGTGGGCTGTTCAGCGATCCCGCTACATGACACTTGAGACCATCGCCACAATGAGCGATGATCCGCTCATCAGCCTGCCAGCCGCAAGCTGA